The genomic window AAATACGGAATAGTGCGCTGCAAAAAATAAAGCGATACCAGATGCTCCACTGTATAAATCTGGTCCAATTGGTGAAAGCTGCGGTACCTCTGAATTTGCTACCCAATCTATGCATAACCATGAGGCTGTCCCACTCTCTCTTATCGCCAATTCTTTGATTGTATCAGCTATCGAATTTACTTCAGTTGAGAAAAACCTATTGACCTCATCAGGGTTAAAAGTCTTTATTTTTTTTGATTTTAAATTCTTAGAGATATTTTTTCGAAATTGAACTTGAGAAAAGGTACTTACTTTTATGATTTCAGATTGCCATTCTATTTCTCTATTAGATAAAGAACTTAATCTTGTCTTAGCTTGAGCTAATCCAGGTATACAGTCAAAATTAAAAATAAATCCCTCGTGATTATAAATTTTGTTGCTTTCAACATGCATAAAAAATACAGGGATGTTTAATTCTACAAGACCCTTCCTTTCTTTTTCTAGAATCGGCCAAATGGGATCATCAGAGATACTCCAATCACTGAATCGAGCAACAAAATCCAAATCTGCACTCCATGTAATACCATCATCCATCAAAGAATTATTTTTAAGACGCCTAATGAGAGTCGCGTAAAATCGAGTGGGTCTAAATACTTTTCGAGCATATAAATTTTTAAAATCTTCAAGAAAAAAAATTAAATTTTTCTTTTTGTATGTCGTCAACAAAAACTTGCTATATTCCTTATAACCCCGGAGAAAAATAGCTGCAAAATCATCTAAATTTTTTGTCTTATTATTTATGTAGGGCAAGTTTGTTGATAGTGGTGCAGGGAATTTTTTTACAGAATATCTTAATTTATCTGTTGCTAAATTATGCCAAATAATTTTCTTCACTGGATCCTTTCTATGGCTCAAACCACCTAAATCCCTGATCATGCCATCCTCTGGTGAGCGCACATAGGATGGTAAGAAACCCACAGACATGACTGAATTTATACTTTTTGTTGTTGCCATGTTTATAGCTTTTTTAGAAGGATCTTTACTAAAAAACTCTGCAAAGGAGCCCTGAAGAATCATCTCAATATCAATGGGTACTGGATGATCGCTATGAGCAATAATATTTTCAAAATGCATATCAGTTCCAGCAAAATTATGAAATAAACTTAATAAAGCCCCTGCTCTATAGTAGTAATCTTCTACCTGATTTAGGTTTGTTGAAGCTGCATGCTCAATAAATTCTGTCCAAGCATATATTTCACGGTCAAATATTTTCGGAAGTCTAAGATTAGTTGGAGGACTAAAGTTATTTAATTTTTTGACTAATTTAGAGAAGGCTTCATCGAGACGACAATCTTTTGGTTTATAAACTAGTTTTAAATGGCCACTAAATTCTAGAATTTGAACAGTGTGGCCAGAGTTATGAGGATCAGAAATTTGACCAGATATAGAATTTAACTTTGGAAATTTATTTTTAAAATCTGGAAAAAAACGTTTCTTAATAGCATCATAATCTTCTAAAAAACGAGAAATAAATTCATTATTTGTATCGACCCATTTTCTGACAAGAATGAAATAAGCCTTAGAAAAACAGGTTTCTCAAGGAAAATTTTTATCATTTCATTGCGAACTAAAAGTTCTTCAATAAATGCTATATAAATTTTATTATCTCTGTATTTTTTATTTTTATTTATTTTTTTAAAGTGTTTAAACTTCTCAAAGAGAAGAGGTGCAGCAAAATCAGTTAAATTTTTATAAAGTTGCTTACGAATACTATCAAGAAAAGTTTTTTGGTTAAAAACGTCATAATGTATATTTTCTGCAATTATTTTTTTTTCGGCTGCATCAACTATTTTTATAAATAATTGTTCGAATGGAAGCTCATAAATGGACTTGGTTATGTCAAAGCTGAGATGCTCATATTCTTGATGGAAGGTCTCCTGAACCCAAATAGAATCATTCACCCAGAGTGGAAAAGTTTTCTCTTGATTGATTTTTACAGTTGCAAAACGAGATAACACAAACTCGTAGTCTAAGCCATCTCTTTTTAAACGATTTGAAAACTGTTTCCAATTTCCATTTGATGATGCCCTGCACCAAGCTGCTAATCTTTTTGCTGCAATGTCAGTATCGGTTTTTTGACTAGGAAGCGTCTCAAAAGAATCGGAGAGGATTTCATCAATAGTGGCAGCTTTTTTAAAAATTTGCTCAGCAGAAAGCATTGTGTTAATTGTTCTCTTCGGTAAAAATCATGTTATTAATTGTTGATTAGAAATATTTAATTATGATGTTTTTGCTATTAATTGATTCTTCAGTGCATTGGGGATAGATTTCAACTCTTTGAAATCTAGACTTCAGTCACTCAGGTGAAGCAGCTATCATTAATCAAAGCTTTACAAGGATACAGATGGTTTTCATTAAACTTTCCCAAGGGTATTCTAGTACTTTATAAGATTGCAGTATAAATAATAGAAAATTGTTATTAATAATTATTATTATTATTAAAAAATGTAGGATTATTTCAATTCTAATTGTTAGTTAAAATTCCTACAGGAACTCTTTCGAAAATGGTAACGAAGTGTCCGACAGCATCACCAAAGCGCCCTGCAATATTAATAACCCCTATTAATAAATTAGTAGGGGTTATTTTACTTGTAGATCCTCAAAAAAAACCCATAAAAAAACTTTTTTTAGAAACAATTAGTCATAGCAAAAAGTCTCAACATGGATCGATTAGAGTGTTCACAACAGTCCAAAATTGTTGACAAGGTTTTGATGACGCCATTAACATTTCTAGAGATTCATCTGTTACGTTAAACATATTAGCTCCAAAATTAAAAAA from Candidatus Methylopumilus planktonicus includes these protein-coding regions:
- the lanM gene encoding type 2 lanthipeptide synthetase LanM; the encoded protein is MLVRKWVDTNNEFISRFLEDYDAIKKRFFPDFKNKFPKLNSISGQISDPHNSGHTVQILEFSGHLKLVYKPKDCRLDEAFSKLVKKLNNFSPPTNLRLPKIFDREIYAWTEFIEHAASTNLNQVEDYYYRAGALLSLFHNFAGTDMHFENIIAHSDHPVPIDIEMILQGSFAEFFSKDPSKKAINMATTKSINSVMSVGFLPSYVRSPEDGMIRDLGGLSHRKDPVKKIIWHNLATDKLRYSVKKFPAPLSTNLPYINNKTKNLDDFAAIFLRGYKEYSKFLLTTYKKKNLIFFLEDFKNLYARKVFRPTRFYATLIRRLKNNSLMDDGITWSADLDFVARFSDWSISDDPIWPILEKERKGLVELNIPVFFMHVESNKIYNHEGFIFNFDCIPGLAQAKTRLSSLSNREIEWQSEIIKVSTFSQVQFRKNISKNLKSKKIKTFNPDEVNRFFSTEVNSIADTIKELAIRESGTASWLCIDWVANSEVPQLSPIGPDLYSGASGIALFFAAHYSVFKHLESKEIALEAIASVRSDLTDSNAQRYARSIGIGGGSGIGSIIYAFSCISQLLDDKSVLDDAEKIALLLTDDLIKIDFQYDLMGGSAGCILALLKLHRITQNKDILTKAIMCGEHLLRSQRTAHGNYRSWVAQGFGKIPYSGLAHGASGFAYALGLLANVTQREDFATASQESLDYDNSFYDESKFNWLPVISNEVQGSRRKFKEHICQWCYGAAGVGLSRIGLLKFSSHNKTNIENDLKKSFESISKNHQYCAGDSMCCGRMGHVEFLNEFARFQNSKQIKEEATQKLSKVIQESHQSCYQFGGANDSELHLNLFRGIAGIAYTALRQIDSKLPNILIWE